In Zingiber officinale cultivar Zhangliang chromosome 9B, Zo_v1.1, whole genome shotgun sequence, the genomic window CTCCTGTGATCTCCAGGTGATCCCGATCCCGTATTTTCAAGTCGATCTCCGTCGtttaagatcatgagatgctCGATTTGCTTCCTTCGTCTTAAAATGTAGATTGATCTTTCTTTTCGCCCGTCGACGCTCGGATCGGAATCGTATTCATGTAGATCTTTGGTTTTTAATGCTTCTCCTTGTCTCGATTTCAATTTTTGGCTGTTTCGTGTAAAAGTACAACGGGATGTTTGTTTATGATTTAGATCTGTTGGTTTTACTGTCGGTTCCTTGATCCGTGTATTTGTGATCGTAAttatttttggatttattaaatttaagtttCGCCCATGATAGCCGAGGGAAGATGGGGCTTTCTTTCGCAAAGCTATTTAGCCGCCTGTTTGCGAAGAAGGAGATGAGGATCCTGATGGTCGGGCTCGATGCTGCTGGTAAGACGACCATCCTCTACAAGCTAAAGCTTGGAGAGATTGTTACCACCATTCCTACAATCGGTGAGTATTATTCGTCATCGTTCGTTCTTATCCAATTTTCCATAATTTATTTCAGTGTGGGTttatagatttactttaccaaATCGCTTTTATCTCCAGTGATTTATGGATCGTAGAGATGCATTACTTTACCTAATGAATCagtaattttcaaagatttgattGTGGTTGTAATTTGTGAATGTCATTTGTCAATGTCATGTAGTCAGGATCATGGAGAACAAAGAGGGAGAAGGGAATCTACAGTATGAAAATAACTAAAACATCGCCAAATCAGCCATGGAGATCAATGCAATAATATGAATGAAACATGAACAACCGATTAAAACGCTTAGGTCCATCTTCAAACCATTACCAAATACTTGAATTAACAAGAGATCAAATTATTGAAACTATGCAATGTTTGCTACTTTGCAAGAATTGTTCAATTTCTGAAAAAACAAAAATCATGCAAAATgagttttttattttgatttttttttatccacaGTAAAACCAGGTGTTCAAcactaaaatttaatttcatactaAACTTAGTGGTGAGAACTGAGAAATATTAATGGAAATCaacaatatattttaaaataggtCCTTCATACTTGGTTTCCATTTGAAACTACTCTATTTCTTAAATTTAAGTTGTCATATTTGCTTAAAGTGTTCTTTTTGAATAGTCAATTCATGGGCATTTAGGTGCAGCTTGCACCACTTATAGATCATTTAAGGGTTCGTGGTGTTCTGATTAGTTTGAATATGCTTGCTATCTCATTATGCATTTTCTAATTAAGATGGGTCTTAATGCAGGATTCAATGTGGAGACTGTCGAGTACAAGAACATCAGCTTCACTGTATGGGATGTCGGTGGTCAGGACAAGGTACGACTCCCGTTCGTGTTAGCCAGTATTTCTTATATAAACAATTatgttactttagaaaagttgTTTTCTACTGGTAACTTGATTACAAGAGTTTCAGTGGTTAACAGAATAATGAAATATGGGTATTTGATATAAGGAGGTACCACAGTAAGTATGGCAGTAAATGTTATGAACCTGACATTCAGAGATGACTTGATTTCTCAGGATGTCTCTTCATAATTAACTTATGGCCATTTCTAAATACATTTGTTCTGGTGAACTACAGATCAGACCTTTGTGGAGGCATTACTTCCAGAACACACAGGGACTTATTTTTGTTGTCGATAGCAATGATCGAGATCGAGTCGTTGAAGCAAGGGATGAACTTCACAGGATGCTTAATGAGGTAATATGTGTCATTAATAATATATGTCTCTTATAATTTTCATTATTAATCCTGCCTCCGCATGAAGTATCCTGGAGAATTAAAGTAGTTTTCTTTGTGGATCTGAGCTCCATGGCTGTGATTTCATAActattttatttatgttcatttttcCTGTAATTTGCCTAATTAGGAAATTTCCTAAATAATCAATGGCAAATCGTGAGCAAAAATGGAGAAGCATACAGCATTTATAACTTACTGAAGTTAAATGTTATTAATTGTCTTCACATGACATGTTCCTTTCCTGATTCAGTTAACCAGTAGTGGAAACTGGAAAGCTCCCCAGCTGTCTTTGTTGCTATAGTAAACCTGCATTAATGCCTACTTGGATCTAACTTTTATTTGATTTCATGTGATCTTTTACTGATAGGATGAGTTAAGGGATGCTGTCTTGCTTGTGTTTGCTAACAAACAAGACCTTCCAAATGCCATGAATGCTGCTGAAATAACTGATAAGCTCGGTCTTCATTCCCTCCGTCAACGTCACTGGTAAATTATACTTCTTGCGCTATCTGTTTCCGTTTGGTTATCTACTTTGCAGAAATTGGCATCCTATCTGTTTCTTAGCTATTAGTTTTTATGATATATACTGAATTATTAGATAGGCCTAATCCTAGATGCATATTATTATTCTTTAGAGGACTGTTGACACTAATTTCCTGTTCAAAATGCTGGGCTATTATCTCTTCTATGCCGAGTAAGTTGGTTCAAAATCCCCACTCTCCTATAACCCGAATTGGTAATCAAAATAGAAGATCAGTTTTTGAATTAGTGGTCATTCTCGTTTCTTTTCTTGAATGGTCAGTGTTGTCTAAGGAAAAAAGGATAGGATGAAAAACGTTATTGATCTTCAACAGAGAAGATTTGTTTGCAAGTTATTACTGGTCCTTGCCCTCTCTTAATGATCCATATATCACTCGAATAGAAATAAGATGAAAACAATCTCCCATTAGTTTAAGAAAACCCAAATTGGTAATTGAGATAGAATAGTTTACAAGTTACTGTGTTTTACTTTATTTTCCTGAATATATTGATCCATATTGTGGCTTGGGAAGAAATATGAGGAAACAGATCTCATGAGTTTTAGATAACACATAATGTTCCATGAGCTAATGGCCTTTGGCTGCATAATGTTAGCATAGATTGATGGCCTCTCTAAAATCAATAATTCCAAGTGGCCTATCCTGACTATGGTCTTGAGAGCTCACAGAGACAGTTAAGTCAGTTTGCCAGTGTCCTTTTGCAGTTTAGATAGTCCACAGAACAACCAAATCTAGTTTTCTGAGCTTAGTTCGCTAATTTAGGATGCacaggttcatcttcattcttttatttttcttccttatgGATCTGAAGCCAGTCGTCATTGTGTCACTTGTGGAATTAATCATAGCAACTCTGGCTTGTTATCCTAAATTCAATGCCCTATTTTCTGTCTCATTGGTTTTTCAATCTTCAACTTCCTAATCATGCAAAGTATCCCACTCTATAGTTTAAGAAGTTGCTATACTGATTTTTGGAGATCGAGAAACATTTATTCTATTTCTTTGCCTTATCTTGATTGATCTTGGACGTAGCTCAATAGTTTGACAAATATTTCCAGTATTTATTTAGTACCATGCAAACTTTATTAGAcaaattttttgttttaataTGTATGCAAACGTTGTAAAAGAAATTGTGGCAAGTTAATATTAGTTAAAATCATATTGTTTTTTCTTTCATTATCACGTCCCGGGGGTATAGTTCCCGGTACCCCACTCGGTGACAGTATAATATAAGAAACCCTAAAAccatctaaacagaataatcagGAAATTTATCAATTTATATATATCATAGTTTTTGTAGACCACAAGACTATATAGATAGATGACATCTGAAATAAAATTACAAAATGTAAATACAacgaaacaaaagtaaaacaaaccaggAATCGATacgtcgagatctctgagcaCCTCTATGTAAAGCCGGGACTAACTATGATATCAAAAATATCCCTGTGCCTGCAAAACTGGAGGCCAAGGAATGTAGAAAGTTAGCCAAATGGTTAAGTGGGTAATtaagaaagatgtgcatgaatttaatcttgtTTAAGAAATCAAAGGGGTAGAGTAAATCAACATCTTTTATTACAACTTAATTCTCCATTTATACATAAATATATATGTATAGTCATCTTCAATTAtcattatctataatcaggtaatatttttatattagagTTTAGGATCTTCACCTTATTATCATTTGTTATcatcaattaaaataaattctctagttttattatttaatcaATTGGTATACAAGTTATCATGGTAATATCAATATGTATATCAATGGTCTAaatctgataaatcaactaaaaagtgaatcactggaGCTAATATCATCAGAGTCATATGTATAGGCTAAAAGTCTTCTCAGAGTATAATTCTGTCGCATACAtcatctgacgtacgggctaTCGACCCTCCgtggaagacataataaacactgaccgAGGGCTACATCACGCCACCATGCCTCGGATGTACGATTAGGTACTCTGGACCGCGAGCCACCGCGCTACTACAATAACATGTGGGGTCCAGTACTCCAATATAAAGCTCTAGTATAAAGCTAGGTTCATGGTCTTCACTGTTTAATATTCTTCGTATACCATCTTTCTTATTTCACTTTAAGGATTCCATTTTATTCGTGTATCAtaattattctcttttcatatcAAATGGTCAATCAAGTTAATATTTTTGTATCaagtcttttaatttatcatcctAGGGTTCACATATAAAAAGCTATAAGTATGaacagatagaatatcaaaagcaTGGAGTGTAGAAGGTTAAGCAAGTCAAAAAGACAGGTATCAACAGAAGAGCTGAAGAGTAATtcagaatatttatttattttttaaaacaacccTTCCCCTATTAATCCCAGTATGAACCCACAtgtgaacaagaaataatattaattatttaccctccacaattttattattataact contains:
- the LOC122022716 gene encoding ADP-ribosylation factor 2-B-like, translating into MGLSFAKLFSRLFAKKEMRILMVGLDAAGKTTILYKLKLGEIVTTIPTIGFNVETVEYKNISFTVWDVGGQDKIRPLWRHYFQNTQGLIFVVDSNDRDRVVEARDELHRMLNEDELRDAVLLVFANKQDLPNAMNAAEITDKLGLHSLRQRHWYIQSTCATSGEGLYEGLDWLSSNIASK